Proteins encoded by one window of Bubalus bubalis isolate 160015118507 breed Murrah chromosome 4, NDDB_SH_1, whole genome shotgun sequence:
- the LOC102398384 gene encoding lysozyme C, tracheal isozyme, whose amino-acid sequence MLNSKSSSPGQLGHLASVNMKALLILGLLLFSVAVQGKKFERCELARTLKKLGLAGYKGVSLANWMCLAEGESSYNTQATNYNPKSKSTDYGIFQINSKWWCNDGKTPNAVNGCGVSCSALLKDDITQAVACAKKIVSQQGITAWVAWKNKCRNRDLTSYVKGCRV is encoded by the exons ATGTTAAATAGCAAGTCCAGCTCACCTGGTCAACTTGGACATTTGGCTTCTGTCAACATGAAGGCTCTCCTTATTCTGGGGCTTCTGCTCTTTTCTGTTGCTGTCCAGGGCAAGAAATTTGAGAGGTGTGAGCTTGCCAGAACTCTGAAGAAACTTGGATTGGCTGGCTACAAGGGAGTCAGCCTGGCAAACT ggatgTGTTTGGCTGAAGGAGAAAGCAGTTATAACACACAAGCTACAAACTATAATCCTAAAAGCAAAAGCACTGATTATGGGATATTTCAGATCAACAGCAAATGGTGGTGTAATGATGGCAAAACCCCAAATGCAGTTAACGGCTGTGGCGTATCCTGCAGTG CTTTGCTGAAAGATGACATCACTCAAGCTGTAGCATGTGCAAAGAAGATTGTCAGTCAGCAAGGCATTACAGCATG GGTGGCATGGAAAAACAAGTGTCGAAACCGAGACCTCACGAGTTATGTTAAGGGTTGCAGAGTGTAA